One genomic segment of Hymenobacter psoromatis includes these proteins:
- the pulA gene encoding type I pullulanase produces the protein MIRRLLPLLCVFSSIIPAALAQTKTKAAATEQGADADRYPLSQYPFYQGPDLGLTFDHDGQGTLRVWAPTAGALRLRQYAAGAGGAATATHAMQRGPSGTWMLVLPAGTTGFYTVQATIGGREMAEVADPYVRAVGVNGRRGAWLDPATAAPAGWADDRRPRLPHPTDIMVGEVSVRDVSSDPQSGIQHKGKFLGLTETGTAGPQGVSTGLQHIQELGVTHVHLLPVNDFAAIDESLPPSPARYSWGYDPLNYFVPEGSYATDALDPAVRIREFRQLVQALHQHRLGVVADVVFNHVADAGSSAFEQLVPGYYFRHNADGSLSNATACGNEVASERPMVRKLIVDCVSHWARAYHVDGFRFDLMGVLDIETMRAVRVALDQQDHGIFVYGEGWAAGPSPLPESQRAVKANMPRLARIAAFGDELRDGVKGHYAHQAEAGFVGGQPGLEESVKFGIVAATQHPQIEYQKVNYSQAPWASQSGQALNYVACHDDRTLWDKLRIANPTASEDELIKMDALCNTIVFTSQGVPFLPIGDDFLRTKKGSSNSYNLPDSINQLDWGRKAKYQAVAAFYRQLLALRRAHPAFRLPTQELIAQHLEFLPGLPPGTIGYQLKDHAGGDVWQTITVLFNGGRQPATVSVPSGSYKVVLRGLEIKQSGLETLRAEAGGVAVPGYSVLVLVQ, from the coding sequence ATGATTCGTCGCCTTTTGCCCCTGCTTTGCGTGTTTTCCAGTATCATCCCGGCTGCGTTGGCCCAGACTAAAACCAAGGCCGCAGCTACCGAGCAAGGGGCCGATGCCGACCGCTACCCCCTCAGCCAGTACCCCTTCTACCAAGGACCCGATTTGGGGCTGACGTTTGACCACGACGGCCAGGGCACGCTGCGGGTGTGGGCGCCCACCGCCGGGGCACTGCGCCTGCGCCAGTACGCGGCTGGCGCGGGCGGCGCGGCCACCGCCACCCACGCCATGCAGCGCGGCCCCAGCGGCACCTGGATGCTAGTGCTGCCGGCCGGCACCACCGGCTTCTACACCGTGCAGGCCACCATTGGGGGCCGCGAAATGGCCGAAGTGGCCGACCCCTACGTGCGCGCCGTGGGCGTGAATGGCCGCCGCGGCGCCTGGCTCGACCCGGCCACCGCCGCGCCCGCCGGCTGGGCCGACGACCGCCGCCCGCGCCTACCCCACCCCACTGACATCATGGTGGGCGAGGTGAGCGTGCGCGATGTATCGAGCGACCCGCAGTCGGGGATTCAGCACAAAGGCAAATTTCTGGGCCTGACCGAAACCGGCACTGCCGGCCCGCAGGGCGTGAGCACGGGCTTGCAGCACATTCAGGAGCTGGGTGTGACGCACGTGCACTTACTGCCGGTCAATGATTTCGCGGCGATTGACGAATCCCTACCCCCCTCCCCGGCGCGGTACAGCTGGGGCTACGACCCGCTGAATTATTTCGTGCCCGAGGGCTCATATGCCACCGATGCGCTGGACCCGGCGGTGCGCATTCGGGAGTTTCGGCAGCTGGTGCAGGCGCTGCACCAGCACCGGCTGGGCGTGGTGGCCGATGTGGTATTCAACCACGTGGCCGACGCGGGCAGCAGCGCGTTTGAGCAGCTGGTGCCGGGCTATTATTTTCGGCACAATGCCGACGGCTCACTCTCCAACGCCACCGCCTGCGGCAACGAAGTGGCCTCGGAGCGCCCGATGGTGCGCAAGCTCATCGTGGACTGCGTGAGCCACTGGGCCCGCGCCTACCACGTCGATGGCTTCCGGTTCGACCTCATGGGCGTGCTGGATATCGAGACGATGCGGGCCGTGCGCGTGGCCCTCGACCAGCAAGACCACGGCATTTTTGTGTACGGCGAAGGCTGGGCGGCCGGCCCCAGCCCGCTGCCCGAGAGCCAGCGCGCCGTGAAGGCCAACATGCCCCGCCTGGCCCGCATCGCGGCCTTCGGCGATGAGCTGCGCGATGGCGTGAAGGGCCACTACGCCCACCAGGCCGAGGCCGGCTTCGTGGGCGGCCAGCCGGGCCTGGAGGAGAGCGTGAAATTCGGCATTGTGGCCGCTACTCAGCATCCGCAAATTGAGTATCAAAAAGTCAATTACAGCCAAGCGCCCTGGGCCAGCCAGTCCGGCCAGGCCCTCAACTACGTGGCCTGCCACGACGACCGCACGCTGTGGGACAAGCTGCGCATCGCCAACCCCACGGCCAGCGAGGACGAGCTGATTAAGATGGATGCGCTCTGCAACACCATCGTATTCACGTCGCAGGGCGTGCCGTTTTTACCGATTGGCGACGACTTTCTGCGCACCAAAAAAGGCTCATCTAACTCCTACAACCTGCCCGATAGCATCAACCAGCTCGACTGGGGCCGCAAGGCGAAGTACCAGGCCGTGGCCGCGTTCTACCGCCAGCTGCTGGCGCTGCGCCGGGCGCACCCGGCCTTCCGCCTGCCCACCCAGGAATTGATTGCCCAGCACCTCGAATTTCTGCCCGGCCTACCCCCCGGCACCATCGGCTACCAGCTGAAAGACCACGCCGGCGGCGACGTGTGGCAGACCATCACCGTCTTGTTCAACGGCGGGCGCCAGCCGGCGACCGTGTCCGTGCCATCCGGCAGCTACAAGGTGGTGCTGCGCGGATTGGAAATCAAGCAGAGCGGGCTGGAAACGCTACGCGCCGAGGCGGGCGGTGTGGCCGTGCCGGGCTACTCGGTGCTGGTGCTGGTGCAGTAG
- a CDS encoding sensor histidine kinase: MSLKIQIRLGVFLMLGLLLGLGGYVILAIHRLETEAPGVQQPNALAAQRAVYLFLVISVLLGIVLMVRLPRLVTRPLTRLTADVERVAAPGPVTRVAVTRNNEVGSVAAAVNRVLRQAEDERRTTLAELITQRNRTDSLVRGLDEGLLLIDHQGIIALANPVACLLLGQPAKELLDQPAAAVAQHNEMLREWLRALDAPAASPTPPDTADAGRPAGPVFTVRPHGENLHYQLTMSEVTELNEELQKAVPAGHVFCLRDVSAFKNLDQVKSEFLATISHELKTPLASINLSLMLMQDERLDAARRLEIAGGIRGETQRLLGMVGQLIEVSRLDAGKEIRLNLAPVPLPEVVRYATDIVRAQLTDKDLRLVVHLAEPLPPAQADVEKTTWVLINLLSNAIRYSPHGAALTIRAVPWGEMVQLSVEDEGPGIAKEFHQRIFQRFGGVVGPAGQARGSSGLGLSISREFITAQGGQLWVESQPGAGSCFTFTLPAAG, translated from the coding sequence ATGTCCTTAAAAATTCAAATTCGCCTGGGCGTTTTCCTCATGCTGGGGCTGCTGCTGGGGTTGGGCGGTTACGTCATTCTCGCCATTCACCGGCTCGAAACGGAGGCACCCGGCGTGCAGCAGCCTAATGCGCTGGCGGCCCAGCGGGCGGTGTATTTATTCTTGGTAATCAGCGTTTTGTTGGGTATCGTATTGATGGTGCGGCTGCCGCGCCTCGTGACGCGCCCCCTCACTCGCCTCACCGCCGATGTAGAGCGCGTGGCTGCGCCCGGCCCCGTGACGCGCGTGGCCGTGACGCGCAACAACGAGGTGGGTTCGGTGGCGGCGGCCGTGAACCGGGTGCTGCGTCAGGCCGAAGACGAGCGCCGCACTACCCTGGCCGAATTAATTACGCAGCGCAACCGCACCGATAGCCTCGTGCGCGGCCTCGACGAGGGCTTGCTACTCATTGACCACCAAGGTATTATTGCCCTGGCCAACCCCGTGGCCTGCCTGCTGCTGGGCCAGCCCGCCAAGGAATTACTCGACCAGCCGGCCGCCGCCGTGGCCCAGCACAACGAGATGCTGCGCGAGTGGCTGCGCGCCCTCGACGCGCCCGCCGCTAGCCCTACCCCCCCCGATACGGCCGACGCCGGCCGGCCGGCGGGCCCGGTATTCACAGTGCGGCCGCACGGCGAAAACCTGCATTACCAGCTCACAATGAGTGAGGTGACAGAGCTGAACGAGGAGCTGCAAAAGGCGGTGCCGGCGGGCCACGTCTTTTGCCTGCGCGACGTGTCGGCCTTCAAGAACCTCGACCAGGTGAAGTCGGAGTTTCTAGCCACCATTTCGCACGAGCTGAAAACGCCGCTGGCCAGCATCAACCTGAGCCTGATGCTGATGCAGGACGAGCGCCTCGACGCGGCGCGGCGGCTGGAAATAGCGGGCGGCATCCGGGGCGAAACCCAGCGGCTGCTGGGCATGGTGGGCCAACTCATTGAAGTATCGCGGCTCGACGCGGGCAAGGAAATTCGCCTCAACCTGGCCCCCGTGCCGCTGCCCGAGGTGGTGCGCTACGCCACCGACATCGTGCGCGCCCAGCTCACCGATAAGGACTTGCGCCTGGTGGTGCACCTGGCCGAGCCCCTACCCCCCGCCCAGGCCGACGTGGAGAAAACCACCTGGGTATTAATCAACTTGCTCTCCAATGCCATCCGCTACTCGCCGCACGGCGCGGCGCTCACCATCCGGGCGGTGCCGTGGGGCGAGATGGTGCAGCTGAGCGTGGAGGACGAGGGGCCGGGCATTGCGAAGGAGTTTCACCAGCGCATTTTCCAGCGGTTTGGGGGGGTAGTGGGGCCAGCGGGGCAGGCGCGCGGCAGCTCGGGGCTGGGGCTGAGTATTTCGCGGGAATTTATCACGGCGCAGGGCGGGCAGCTGTGGGTGGAGAGCCAGCCGGGCGCGGGCAGCTGCTTCACGTTTACGCTGCCAGCGGCGGGGTAA
- a CDS encoding sigma-54-dependent transcriptional regulator: protein MPTGTLLLIDDEARLRQLLAQVLELEGYTVLQAPDAYRGLALLSQHAAEVLVVLSDVKLPDGHGVELLPRYRAAAPLAEVVLLTAFGTIPDGVKAMKLGAFDYLTKGDFEQQLVVVVERAAEKARLQRRVAELEKRVGQRHSFESMIGEAPALRRAQHLARQVAPTDSTVLLEGPTGAGKELFAQALHEASARKSKPFVAVNCSAFPRDLLESELFGYKKGAFTGALTDKKGLLEEASGGTLFLDEIGELELNVQAKFLRVLEMQQFTKLGDTKPTSVNVRLVAATNRNLKLEAAEGRFRPDLYYRLSVFTILVPSLKERATDVPLLADFFLRHFAVRLAKRLPGLAPEAGAALQAYPWPGNVRELKNVLERAAILAPAGELVSLDYLPEEFQSGARPVFAADDDSLRALEAKHIKRLMEELAGSKPEVARRLGIGLTTLYRKLQEYGLED, encoded by the coding sequence ATGCCCACCGGAACCCTGCTCCTCATCGACGACGAAGCGCGCTTGCGCCAGCTGCTGGCCCAAGTGCTGGAGCTGGAAGGCTACACCGTGCTGCAAGCGCCCGACGCCTACCGGGGTCTGGCCCTGCTAAGTCAGCACGCGGCCGAGGTGCTGGTGGTGCTCAGCGATGTGAAGCTGCCCGACGGCCACGGCGTGGAGCTGCTGCCCCGCTACCGCGCTGCCGCGCCGCTGGCCGAAGTGGTGCTGCTCACGGCCTTCGGCACCATCCCCGACGGGGTGAAGGCCATGAAGCTGGGGGCGTTTGACTACCTCACCAAGGGCGATTTTGAGCAGCAGCTGGTGGTGGTGGTGGAGCGCGCCGCCGAAAAGGCCCGCCTCCAGCGCCGGGTGGCCGAGCTGGAAAAGCGGGTGGGCCAGCGCCACAGCTTCGAGAGCATGATTGGGGAGGCGCCGGCCCTGCGCCGCGCCCAGCACCTGGCCCGGCAGGTGGCGCCCACCGATAGCACCGTGCTGCTCGAAGGCCCCACCGGCGCGGGTAAGGAGCTATTTGCCCAAGCGTTGCACGAGGCCAGCGCCCGCAAAAGCAAGCCCTTTGTGGCCGTCAATTGCAGCGCTTTCCCCAGAGATTTGCTGGAAAGCGAGCTGTTTGGCTATAAAAAAGGGGCCTTCACGGGGGCGCTTACTGACAAGAAAGGCTTACTGGAAGAAGCCAGCGGCGGCACCTTATTTCTGGATGAAATCGGCGAGTTGGAGCTGAATGTGCAGGCTAAGTTTCTGCGCGTCTTGGAGATGCAGCAATTCACCAAGCTTGGCGACACCAAGCCCACGAGCGTGAACGTGCGGCTGGTGGCGGCCACTAATCGCAACCTCAAGCTGGAGGCGGCCGAGGGGCGCTTCCGGCCCGATTTGTACTACCGGCTCTCGGTGTTTACCATCCTGGTGCCCTCGCTGAAAGAGCGGGCGACGGACGTGCCGCTGCTGGCCGATTTTTTCCTGCGGCACTTCGCCGTTCGGCTGGCTAAGCGCTTGCCCGGCCTCGCGCCCGAGGCCGGAGCCGCGCTGCAAGCCTACCCCTGGCCGGGCAATGTGCGCGAGCTGAAGAACGTGCTGGAGCGCGCCGCCATCCTGGCCCCGGCTGGCGAGCTGGTGAGCCTGGATTATCTGCCCGAAGAATTCCAAAGCGGGGCACGTCCGGTTTTTGCCGCCGACGATGACAGCCTGCGCGCGTTGGAAGCCAAGCATATCAAGCGCCTCATGGAGGAGCTAGCCGGCAGCAAGCCCGAAGTAGCCCGGCGGCTGGGCATCGGGCTCACGACGCTCTACCGGAAGCTCCAGGAGTACGGGTTGGAGGACTGA
- a CDS encoding AAA family ATPase — protein MLKRLHLQNFTVFADADFEFGPGLNVLVGNNGTGKSHVLKVGYAMLETLANLSKGKVDAFELDWSTQNFRTYLSENLKGVFQPERNELGKLSRWEAQKVTSIIAEFSNINQLQMSVVLPFQDSSLQVVQVQSIGNQPKPDEVENPLFIPAKEVLTLAWISRLDERYKLPIDITYLNLLSSLKPLALKQPKKAAAESLVKLEDLSTWHELVYDKRKSC, from the coding sequence ATGCTAAAGCGCCTCCACCTCCAGAATTTCACCGTTTTCGCCGATGCCGACTTTGAGTTTGGGCCGGGGCTGAATGTGCTGGTTGGGAATAATGGGACCGGGAAGAGCCATGTGTTGAAGGTGGGATATGCGATGCTCGAAACACTCGCTAATCTCTCGAAAGGTAAAGTTGATGCTTTTGAGCTTGATTGGAGTACACAAAACTTTCGCACTTATTTATCTGAAAATTTAAAAGGTGTTTTTCAGCCGGAGCGTAATGAACTGGGCAAACTTAGTAGGTGGGAGGCGCAGAAAGTAACATCTATAATTGCTGAATTTAGCAACATAAATCAGTTGCAAATGAGTGTCGTTCTTCCTTTTCAGGATAGTTCGCTACAAGTTGTTCAAGTACAATCAATAGGTAACCAACCTAAACCGGACGAAGTAGAAAACCCTTTATTTATTCCAGCTAAAGAAGTGCTGACGCTAGCTTGGATTAGCAGACTAGATGAGCGATATAAATTGCCAATAGATATTACTTATCTGAATTTACTATCCTCGCTAAAACCGCTCGCGCTAAAACAGCCTAAAAAAGCTGCCGCAGAGTCTTTGGTTAAATTAGAAGATTTAAGTACCTGGCACGAATTAGTTTATGATAAAAGAAAGTCATGCTG